The Xanthomonas fragariae genome has a segment encoding these proteins:
- a CDS encoding phasin family protein, whose amino-acid sequence MTTGYDRNGNRGNAAQGFQAQAEQISRRLGESAQTVWLAGLGALGRVQNEGGKLFDSLVREGAAYERTGQRKAAESVEELREEVETHFEQARDTAVRGWDKLGKAFDDRVKGVLRTLNIPEQEELENLRREVESLKAQMRANTAATKRANRTAHQAAQAASSSDSASQSSSTTSGTGSTPTNTGAFDGE is encoded by the coding sequence ATGACGACCGGATACGATCGGAACGGCAACCGCGGCAACGCGGCCCAGGGCTTTCAGGCGCAAGCGGAACAGATCTCGCGCCGGCTTGGCGAATCGGCGCAAACCGTGTGGCTGGCAGGACTCGGCGCGCTGGGTCGCGTCCAGAATGAAGGCGGCAAATTGTTCGACTCGCTGGTGCGCGAAGGCGCCGCCTACGAGCGCACCGGCCAGCGCAAGGCGGCCGAAAGCGTCGAGGAGCTGCGCGAGGAAGTGGAAACCCACTTCGAGCAGGCACGCGACACGGCGGTTCGTGGCTGGGACAAGCTGGGCAAGGCGTTTGACGACCGCGTCAAGGGAGTGCTGCGCACGCTCAACATCCCGGAACAGGAAGAGTTGGAGAACCTGCGTCGCGAAGTTGAATCCTTGAAGGCCCAGATGCGCGCCAATACTGCCGCCACCAAGCGTGCCAACCGCACTGCGCATCAAGCAGCGCAGGCGGCCAGCAGCAGCGATTCGGCCAGCCAGAGCTCGTCGACAACGTCCGGAACCGGTTCGACGCCAACCAACACCGGCGCTTTTGACGGCGAATAA
- the prmB gene encoding 50S ribosomal protein L3 N(5)-glutamine methyltransferase produces MTAAAADQLHTIIDLIRYGTSRFNAAGLTFGHSYDNALDEATQLVLHSLHLPHDLGPAYGQARLLRSEKEQVLSLFERRIVQRVPAAYLTGEAWFAGLSFKSDARALVPRSPIAELIEAGFEPWLGGREVTCALDLCTGSGCIAIAMGHYNPHWHVDGVDISDDALALAAENKARLHADNVTLLKSDLFAGLAGRQYDLVVTNPPYVTNDQTDALPQEYSYEPELGLRAGDDGLDLVLKILRDAPQHLSEDGLLICEVGESEQHLIKLLPEVDLAWVEFKVGQMGIFAVECRELIAHSVRITELASAR; encoded by the coding sequence ATGACTGCCGCTGCGGCCGACCAACTGCACACCATCATCGACCTGATCCGCTACGGCACCAGCCGTTTCAATGCAGCCGGTCTGACTTTCGGCCACAGCTACGACAATGCGCTGGACGAGGCCACCCAACTGGTCCTGCACAGCCTGCATCTGCCGCATGATCTGGGCCCGGCCTACGGCCAGGCGCGCCTGCTGCGTTCGGAAAAAGAGCAGGTGCTGAGCTTGTTCGAGCGCCGTATCGTCCAGCGTGTGCCGGCTGCGTATCTCACCGGAGAAGCCTGGTTTGCGGGCTTGAGCTTCAAGAGCGATGCACGCGCGTTGGTGCCGCGTTCGCCGATCGCCGAGCTGATCGAGGCCGGCTTCGAACCCTGGCTTGGCGGCCGCGAAGTGACTTGCGCGCTGGACCTGTGCACCGGCTCCGGCTGCATCGCCATTGCGATGGGCCACTACAACCCGCATTGGCACGTGGACGGCGTGGACATCAGCGACGATGCGCTGGCACTAGCCGCCGAAAACAAGGCGCGCCTGCACGCCGACAACGTCACCCTGCTCAAGTCGGACCTGTTCGCAGGTCTGGCCGGCCGCCAGTACGACCTGGTCGTGACCAACCCGCCATACGTCACCAACGACCAAACCGATGCGCTGCCGCAGGAGTATTCCTACGAGCCGGAGCTGGGCTTGCGTGCAGGCGACGATGGTCTGGACCTGGTGCTGAAGATCCTGCGCGATGCGCCGCAGCACCTCAGCGAAGACGGTTTGTTGATCTGCGAAGTGGGCGAGTCCGAGCAGCACCTGATCAAGCTGCTGCCGGAAGTGGATTTGGCCTGGGTGGAGTTCAAGGTCGGGCAGATGGGCATTTTTGCGGTCGAATGCCGCGAGTTGATCGCGCATAGCGTACGCATCACCGAGTTGGCCAGTGCGCGCTGA
- a CDS encoding SCO family protein: MFNRNAGIVLLVALAAGLGLLLCQKFLGGAPSSPWPPTQTIRFYPQLRPLPQFSLRQSDGTQLVPGELKGHWTLVFLGFTFCPDVCPTTLTDLAVAQQQWESIPDGLRPRVLFVSVDPQRDPPARLGEYAHAFHKDTLAATADVPALEHFATALGFVFQKVPGKGFAQNPNDYSMDHSAGIAVLDPQGRLAGLMRPPLDPKAIAADLQKLTKVTAP, translated from the coding sequence ATGTTCAATCGCAATGCCGGCATCGTGCTGCTGGTGGCGCTGGCCGCCGGCCTGGGGCTGTTGCTGTGCCAGAAGTTCCTTGGCGGTGCGCCCAGTTCGCCTTGGCCACCCACCCAGACGATCAGGTTTTATCCGCAACTACGTCCGTTGCCGCAGTTCAGCTTGCGCCAGTCCGACGGCACCCAGTTAGTGCCTGGTGAGCTGAAAGGGCATTGGACGCTGGTGTTTCTTGGCTTCACGTTCTGCCCGGATGTCTGCCCGACGACGCTGACCGATCTTGCCGTGGCGCAGCAGCAGTGGGAAAGCATTCCCGATGGATTACGCCCGCGCGTGCTGTTTGTCTCGGTGGACCCGCAGCGCGACCCGCCTGCGCGCCTGGGCGAATATGCGCACGCCTTCCATAAAGACACGTTGGCGGCCACCGCCGATGTGCCCGCGCTGGAGCACTTTGCCACCGCGCTGGGCTTCGTGTTTCAGAAGGTGCCGGGCAAAGGGTTTGCGCAGAATCCCAACGACTACAGCATGGATCACTCGGCCGGCATCGCCGTGCTCGATCCGCAAGGCCGTTTGGCCGGCTTGATGCGTCCCCCGCTCGACCCGAAGGCGATCGCCGCCGACCTCCAAAAGCTGACCAAGGTAACTGCTCCGTGA
- a CDS encoding polyhydroxyalkanoic acid system family protein — protein MSSIDIRHDHSLKPAQTRAAIDEAARKLTDRYGIASHWEGDTLRISRAGVDGAITLLPQQVHVTAELGFLLSAVQPMVESEIRRLLSEKLT, from the coding sequence ATGTCCAGCATCGATATCCGCCACGACCATTCCTTGAAGCCGGCCCAGACCCGTGCGGCAATCGACGAGGCGGCGCGCAAGCTGACCGATCGCTACGGCATCGCCTCGCACTGGGAAGGCGACACATTGCGTATTTCGCGTGCTGGCGTGGATGGGGCGATCACGCTGCTGCCGCAGCAGGTTCACGTCACGGCCGAGCTCGGTTTTCTCTTGTCGGCGGTTCAGCCGATGGTGGAATCGGAAATCCGCCGTCTGCTGTCCGAAAAACTCACCTGA
- the aroC gene encoding chorismate synthase: MGSNSFGRLLTVTTFGESHGPAIGCVVDGCPPGMEITPEEFTHDLQRRASGKSRHTSARREADAIEILSGVYEGRTTGTPIGLLIRNTDQRSKDYSNIAQQFRPGHADYTYWQKYGIRDPRGGGRSSARETTMRVAAGVIAKKWLKQRYGVLVRGFLSQLGDIRPTGFDWNAVEDNPFFWPHAAQVSELETYMDALRKSGDSVGARVDVVAGGVPAGWGEPIYGKLDAELAAALMSINAVKGVEIGDGFASAAQKGTEHRDLITPEGFLSNHAGGILGGISTGQAITASMVLKPTSSLRLPGATVDADGAVVDVITTGRHDPCVGIRATPIAEAMMALVLMDQALRHRAQCGDVGEVSPRIPGQLDV, from the coding sequence ATGGGCAGTAACAGTTTCGGCCGCTTGCTAACGGTCACCACGTTCGGCGAATCGCATGGGCCGGCGATCGGCTGCGTTGTCGACGGCTGCCCTCCGGGGATGGAAATTACGCCGGAAGAATTCACCCACGATTTACAGCGCCGCGCCAGCGGCAAGAGCCGGCACACCTCCGCGCGCCGCGAGGCCGACGCCATCGAGATTCTGTCCGGCGTCTACGAGGGCCGCACCACCGGCACGCCGATCGGGCTGCTGATCCGCAACACCGATCAGCGCAGCAAGGACTACAGTAACATCGCCCAGCAGTTCCGTCCCGGACATGCGGACTACACCTACTGGCAGAAGTACGGCATCCGCGACCCGCGTGGCGGCGGTCGCTCGTCGGCGCGCGAGACCACCATGCGTGTGGCCGCTGGCGTGATTGCCAAGAAGTGGCTCAAGCAGCGGTATGGCGTGCTGGTGCGCGGTTTCCTGTCGCAGCTGGGCGACATCCGCCCGACCGGTTTCGACTGGAATGCGGTCGAGGACAATCCGTTTTTCTGGCCGCATGCCGCGCAGGTGTCCGAGCTGGAAACCTATATGGATGCGCTGCGCAAATCCGGCGATTCGGTCGGTGCGCGCGTGGACGTGGTGGCCGGTGGCGTGCCGGCGGGCTGGGGCGAACCGATCTACGGCAAGCTCGATGCCGAACTCGCCGCCGCGTTGATGAGCATCAATGCAGTCAAGGGCGTGGAGATCGGCGACGGCTTCGCCAGTGCCGCGCAGAAGGGCACCGAACACCGCGACCTGATCACACCGGAAGGCTTTCTCAGCAATCATGCCGGAGGCATTCTGGGCGGCATTTCCACCGGTCAGGCGATCACCGCTTCGATGGTGCTCAAGCCGACCTCGAGCCTGCGCCTGCCCGGCGCGACGGTGGATGCCGACGGCGCCGTGGTGGATGTCATCACCACCGGTCGTCACGACCCCTGCGTGGGCATCCGCGCCACCCCGATCGCCGAGGCGATGATGGCGCTGGTGTTGATGGATCAGGCGCTGCGTCATCGTGCGCAATGCGGCGATGTCGGCGAGGTGTCGCCACGTATTCCCGGTCAGCTCGATGTCTGA
- the msrQ gene encoding protein-methionine-sulfoxide reductase heme-binding subunit MsrQ yields the protein MAKPSAPLIAAKTLVHAAGLAPIALLGWQVWQVWQAGSDALGADPVAEIEHRTGLWALRFLLITLAITPLRQLTGQAVLIRLRRMLGLYAFFYATAHLAAYLTLDMRGFWTQIFEEILKRPYITVGLAAWLLLIPLAITSTQGWMRRLKRNWGRLHMLIYPIGLLAVLHFWWLVKSDIREPAVYAGILAVLLGWRAWKKLSARRTTAKRSAPPPATPR from the coding sequence ATGGCCAAGCCTTCCGCCCCCCTGATCGCCGCCAAGACGCTGGTGCATGCCGCCGGGTTAGCGCCGATTGCATTGCTCGGCTGGCAGGTGTGGCAGGTGTGGCAGGCCGGCAGCGATGCGCTGGGCGCCGACCCGGTGGCCGAGATCGAGCATCGCACCGGGCTGTGGGCGCTGCGGTTCCTGCTGATCACGCTGGCGATCACCCCGCTACGGCAGCTCACCGGCCAGGCAGTACTGATCCGCTTGCGCCGTATGCTGGGCTTGTACGCGTTCTTCTACGCAACCGCACACTTGGCCGCGTATCTCACGCTGGATATGCGCGGCTTCTGGACGCAGATCTTCGAAGAGATCCTCAAGCGCCCTTACATCACGGTCGGCTTGGCGGCGTGGCTGCTGCTGATCCCCTTGGCAATCACATCGACCCAGGGCTGGATGCGCCGGCTCAAGCGTAACTGGGGCCGCCTGCACATGCTGATCTATCCGATCGGGCTGTTGGCGGTGCTGCACTTCTGGTGGCTGGTGAAATCCGATATCCGCGAGCCGGCGGTGTATGCCGGCATCCTGGCCGTGCTGCTCGGGTGGCGGGCCTGGAAAAAACTCAGCGCGCGCCGAACCACAGCAAAGCGCTCAGCGCCGCCGCCAGCAACGCCGCGCTGA
- the asd gene encoding archaetidylserine decarboxylase (Phosphatidylserine decarboxylase is synthesized as a single chain precursor. Generation of the pyruvoyl active site from a Ser is coupled to cleavage of a Gly-Ser bond between the larger (beta) and smaller (alpha chains). It is an integral membrane protein.) produces MSLVTSLTYVLPHRLLSSLARALAYSDTPSTKQWLIDTVTRKFGVDLSEALEPDPRAYPTFNAFFTRALKPGARLADPDPAALLMPADGRISQLGQIDNGCIFQAKGQSFTAAELLGDAEAALPFDHGLFATVYLSPKDYHRVHMPWTGTLRETVHVPGRLFSVGPDAVRNVPRLFARNERLVCHFDTDFGPMASVMVGALLVSGVETVWSGVEIPRYGDRITRKDYRGKGIVLERFAEMARFNYGSTVIVLLPPGVATLDGGLTAETSVRLGQALARRQVS; encoded by the coding sequence GTGAGTCTCGTCACTTCCCTGACCTACGTGCTGCCGCACCGGCTACTGTCCTCGCTGGCGCGCGCGCTTGCCTATTCCGACACCCCGTCCACCAAGCAATGGTTGATCGACACGGTGACGCGCAAATTCGGCGTGGACCTGAGCGAAGCGCTGGAACCGGACCCGCGTGCGTACCCTACCTTCAATGCGTTCTTCACCCGCGCCCTGAAGCCGGGCGCGCGCCTTGCCGACCCCGATCCTGCGGCACTGTTGATGCCGGCCGACGGCCGTATCAGTCAGCTCGGCCAGATCGACAACGGCTGTATTTTCCAGGCCAAGGGGCAGTCGTTCACCGCTGCGGAATTGCTTGGCGATGCGGAGGCGGCGCTACCGTTCGACCACGGCCTGTTCGCCACCGTTTACCTTTCGCCCAAGGACTATCACCGCGTGCATATGCCGTGGACCGGCACCTTGCGCGAGACCGTGCATGTGCCCGGCCGCTTGTTCAGCGTGGGACCGGATGCGGTGCGCAACGTGCCGCGCCTGTTCGCGCGCAACGAGCGCCTGGTGTGCCACTTCGACACCGACTTCGGCCCGATGGCCTCGGTAATGGTGGGCGCGCTGTTGGTGTCAGGCGTGGAAACGGTGTGGAGCGGCGTGGAGATTCCGCGTTATGGCGATCGCATTACGCGCAAGGATTACCGCGGCAAGGGCATCGTGCTGGAGCGGTTTGCGGAGATGGCACGCTTCAACTACGGCTCGACCGTGATCGTGCTGCTGCCTCCGGGTGTCGCCACGCTCGATGGCGGACTGACTGCAGAGACGTCGGTTCGGCTGGGACAAGCGCTCGCACGCCGGCAAGTGAGCTGA
- a CDS encoding FHA domain-containing protein — translation MRDLQVHFTHRQQPDHFLKPGVHRIVRHATGSVLVVDDAQGALLLAQFCLDRRGLWLQVANGIRGIHVNGRPVRRMALLRPGDAIYADGVEMLLRSAPSSAPVDDIQDETARLSEVCLLLRGLGGRQHGRSFTLDRSRLVGSDAASDIVIDDPAFAAQHARLERHGDRVLIRDLGSEEGCWINGVQVRDGWLQAGDQVVFDARHRFVVEVPRTHHGTTWDLPDTEPLPPQRAIAEPTRAPMKVARWPWLLLSAALLAAALSALLWFGAR, via the coding sequence GTGCGCGATCTGCAAGTTCATTTCACCCACCGGCAGCAGCCGGATCATTTCCTCAAACCCGGTGTCCACCGGATCGTACGTCATGCCACCGGCAGCGTACTGGTGGTGGACGATGCGCAGGGCGCGCTGCTGTTGGCGCAGTTCTGCCTGGATCGGCGCGGCCTGTGGCTGCAAGTTGCCAACGGCATCCGCGGCATCCACGTCAATGGACGTCCGGTGCGCCGCATGGCGCTGCTGCGTCCGGGCGATGCGATCTACGCCGACGGGGTGGAAATGCTGCTGCGTAGCGCGCCGTCGAGCGCGCCGGTCGACGATATCCAGGACGAGACTGCCAGGTTGAGCGAAGTCTGCTTGTTGCTGCGCGGCCTGGGCGGTCGCCAGCACGGGCGCAGTTTCACCTTGGATCGCTCGCGGCTGGTCGGCAGCGACGCCGCATCGGACATCGTGATCGACGACCCGGCGTTTGCTGCCCAGCACGCGCGCCTGGAACGCCATGGCGACCGTGTGCTGATCCGCGATCTCGGCTCCGAAGAAGGCTGCTGGATCAATGGCGTACAAGTACGCGACGGCTGGCTGCAGGCCGGCGACCAGGTCGTGTTCGATGCCCGCCACCGGTTCGTTGTGGAGGTGCCGCGCACCCATCACGGCACCACTTGGGATCTGCCCGACACCGAGCCGCTGCCGCCACAACGTGCCATCGCCGAGCCGACGCGTGCGCCGATGAAGGTCGCGCGCTGGCCGTGGTTGCTGCTCAGCGCGGCGTTGCTGGCGGCGGCGCTGAGCGCTTTGCTGTGGTTCGGCGCGCGCTGA